A window of Ornithorhynchus anatinus isolate Pmale09 chromosome 21, mOrnAna1.pri.v4, whole genome shotgun sequence genomic DNA:
gcgtccccctctagactgtcagctggctgtgggcggggaatgggtctgttctgttgttctctcggactctcccaagcgcttagtacagtcctctccgccagggaacgtggctcagtggcaagagcccgggtctgggagtcagaggacgtgggttctgatcccggctccggcactcgtctgccgtgtgacctcggggaagccacttgacttctctgggcctcggtgacctcatctgtcaaatggggatgaagaccgtgagccccacgtgggaccacctgatgacctcgtaaatcccccagcgcttagaagggtgcttggcacggagtaagcgcttaacgcacaccgttgttattcatttctattcaagtccgtctccccctctagacggtcggttccttgcgggcagggaatgggtccgtttaccgttctaccggactctcccaagcgcttagaacagtgctctgcacacagtatactgaTTTCCCttcacgcccgtctccccctcaagacggtcagctccttgtgggaggggaatgtgtctgttctcttgctttattggactcccccaaagcgctcaataaatgcgactgaacgaatAAATCGCCCCACggcgagctgacagcctagaaggggagacggtcgTGAACGGACGGAGATCGACggtggcgggcggggaacgtgcccgtcTACTGTCCTTGAGGACTccccccagcgctccgcacgcgggaagcgctcaataaatacgaccgtccGATGGAACGGATCGACTGGGCATCTACCGACGGATCGGGAATTCCGTTTATTCACACCGAGGCCCTGTGACTtgttctgccgtccgtctccccgccccccgacggtgagcccgccgcgggcggggatggtctccctcGGTTCCGCTCGCCGGGCGCGGGGCACCGCGCCGAGCGCGCGGAGGGCCCCGCGGGGCACCGGACGGCGCCGACCCCCGCCCGGCGCTCCGCCCACCGTAAGCGCCCCACCGACCGGACCGGGACGGGGGCAGGGTACCTTGATCTTGGCCCCCAGCATCTCGGCCGCGTCCTTCTCCCTCTGCAGGTCCTcggccttcttctccttctccttcaggaGCCTCATCCGGTCCTCGGCGACCAGGCTGTGGTCCCCGGCTATGGCCTTCCTCTCGGCCTCGAGCTTCTCCCGCTGGGCCCTCCAGTACTCCTCGGcgtcccggcccgccccgccggcgccgtcctcctcctcgtcgtcgtcctcgtcgtccccGTCGGGGTCGCCCTCCTCGCCGCCCCTCCTGGCCCTCCTCTCCCGCTTGCCCACGGACCTCCGCTCCAGCTGGGCCTTGAGGCGGGCGATCTCCTCCTGGAACTCGCGGAGGAGGGCGTCCTTGGGGTCCTCGTTGACGCGGGGCTTGTTCTTGATGTTCTTGGCCCGGTTGGCGTAACGCAGGGTGGTGAGGGTCTCCTCCACGTTGTAGGAGGCGGGCCCCACGTTGGCCACCATGACGGTCTTGGCGTTGCCGCCGAGCGAGTCCTGCAGCAGGCGGGTGAGCTTGGAGTCGCGGTAGGGCACGTGGGTGGTCCGCCCGTCCACCAGGGCCGAGATGACGTTGCCCAGGGCCGACAGCGACAGGTTGATCTTGGTGGCCTCCTTGAGCTGCTCGCCGCGGGCCCCGGTcttggcctgccgctcgctgccGGCCAGGTCCACCAGGTTGAGCTTGCCCACGCGGATGTGGTTCTCGCCGTCCGGCCCGGTCTCGCTGCACTCCACGGTGATGACGAAGATGGCGTGGGAGCGGGAGCTGTGCTCGTTCATGTGCGTGGCCCCCACCGAGCGGTTGCGGTTGCCCACCTGCATGACGTGCTCGATCTCCCGCACGCTCTTGGTGACGAAGGACGACAGGTCCCGGACGAAGACCCCGGTGTCCGGCCTCTCCTTCAGCTCCAGCCGCCGGGCCTGGTCCTTCCCCAGCAGGTCGCGGATCTCCTCCCGGTAGATCTCCAGGTAGGAGGCCCGGACCAGGTACTGCTGGTTCTGCGACCGCGAGATGTGGGTGAAGATGTGCTCGAAGGAGTTGGGGATCACCCCGCGCCGCTCGGGGTCCCCGCGGACCCCCTCCATGGTGTACGTCTTCCCCGTGCCCGTCTGCCCGTAGGCGAAGATGGTGCCGTTGAAGCCCCCGAGGACCGAGTCCACCAGCGGCCGGAAGGCCTCGTCGTAGAGGTCCAGCTGCTTGGCCGTCCAGTCGTAGACCGCGTCGAAGGTGAAGGTCTTGGGGGCCTcgtggggggcccgggggctccgCACCGAAACCTGCCCCAGCTTGGAGTCCACGGCCACCACCTGGGCGTGGCCGGCGGCCCGCTCCTTGCTGGAGGCCGGCCGGCAGCGGACCACCACCTTCACGGCCTCCGAGCTCTTCGCCTTAGACATGCCGCGGGAGCCCCCCgcgcgggggcccggcccgccgcccggggctcggccggggggccggagggcggccGCCGGCCGCGCGGGACCGCCCCCGCCCGACCCCCCTCGGCGTCGGGCGCGCGGTGGCGGCCGGAGTCGGCTCCTGGGGCTTCGCCCCCGCTCCCTCCGCACGCCGGCGGGCCGTCGACtcgtccggggcggggggcgcgtccCCTGGCTCCGTCGGCCTCTCCCCGCCGCTGGGCACGCCGCTCGGCACGCGGTAGACCGCGTCGGTCCCGCGGGGTGGGGGTCGCGTCTACGccgtcgtcctctccccggcgctcggcgccgCGCTCCCAGCACGGTGGCGGACCCTcacctcctcgagggcggggcccgtgtccaacgactctactgtcctctcccggcgctcggcgcggtgcTCAGCACGCTGCAGGGGACCGTCAGCTCCCGCAGGGCGGGGACCTTAATCTAGTCTCTCTGCGGGCCTctgcccagcgctccgcacgctgCAGGGGACCGTCAGCTCCCGCAGGGCGGGGACCGTTATCTACTCTCTCTGCGGGCCTCCGCCCAGCGCTCcgcgcagtgctcagcacactgcagGGGACCGTCAGCTCCCGCAGGGCGGGGACCTTAATCTACTCTCTCTGCGGGCCTCCGCCCAGCGCTCCGcgcggtgctcagcacactgcaGGGCACCGTCAGCTCCCGCAGGGCGGGGACCGTTATCTGGTCTCTCTGCGGGCCTCTGCCCAGCGGTCCGCACGCCGTGGCGCCCCGCCGgcccctcgagggcggggactgcGTCGCCCGGCTCTCCGGGCCCGTCCCCGGGGCCGCGCACCGGGCCGGCGAGGtcagccccctcccttccccgcggACGAAAtcgggccgcggcggcggcgctCGGCCAAGTCCCCGCGGCGCCGGACGGGGACAAACGGCAACGGCCCACTGCCCTACCAACAGCCGCCCTCACTTACTTCCTTAGCCACGCGCCTCCCTCACAGCTCTCCTTGGcaacgcgccccccccccccccctagcACCCCCTCCTGCTCGACAGCTCTCCCTAGCAACGCGCCTCCCTGACGGCTCACCTGAGCAAcgagccccctctctcccctcctcggcAACGCGGCCCcgcctccttctttcccctccttagcACCCCTCCTGCTCGCCGGCCCTCCCTAGCAACGCGCCTCCCCGACGGCTTTCCCTAGCAacgggcctccctcccctccttggtgacgcgcccccccccccccccttagcacCCCTTCTGCTAGGCGGCCCTCCCTAGCAACGCGCTTCCCTGACGGCTCAACTTAGCAACGAGCCTCCTCTCTCCGCTCCTTGGCGacgcgccccccccacctccttagcACCCCTCCTGCTCGACGGCTCTCCCTAGCAACGCGCCTCCCTGACGGCTCAACTTAGCAACGAGCCTCCTCTCTCCGCTCCTCGGCAACGCGGCCCCGCCTCCTTTCACCTCCTTAGCACCCCTCCTGCTCGACGGCCCTCCCTAGCAACGCGCCTCCCCGACGGCTTTCCCTAGCAAcgcacttccctcccctccttagcaAGGCGCCCCTCTCCCTCGCctctttagtcattcattcattcaatcgtaataataatattaataatggtggtatttgttaagcgcttacaatgtgccaagcgctgttctaagcgctgggggagatacgaggtaatcaagttgtcccacgtggggctcacagtcttcgtcctcattttaataataataaggttggtatttgttaagcgcttactatgtgcaaagcactgttctaagcgctgggggagatgcagggtcatcgggtcgtcccacgtggggctcacagtctttaatccccatacAGACATCACAACGAAGAAATACAATGGCAAAAATGGACACGagcggggtggggctgggaagcggggggaagagcaaagggagcaaatcagggagacgcggaagggagggggagatgaggaaaagggggaccctCTCTGGCACGGCGCTTCCCTCATCGTCCTCCTTAGCAACACACCTCCCTCCCTTAGCAACgcgcctccctcctcttccttagcAACGCGCCTCTTTCCCCCTTAGCAACgcgcctccctccttcctccttagcaacgcccctccctccttcccccccttagcaacgcccctccctctgctcccctccttggCAACCCGCCTCCCTGACCGCCTTCCTTAGCAACCACCGCCTTCAACATCAATAACTTTATGGAGAGCGGCCCGGCGGACAAAGCAGGCCGGACCCGCTGTGAATGATGATAACGAAGCAATCAAAATAATTACACCAATCataatgacaattattatcaGGATTGAGAACGATACGATGGTCacgagagcaataataatgataatgaacaagccatggtatttattgagcagctactgtgtgagGGGCCCTGGACTAAAatcataatgatggaatttgttaagcgctcactatgtgccaggcaccgtgctaagcgctgggggagatacacgctgATCGGGGTGGACGGAGTCCTTTCCCATGTGCGGCTCATGctccgcatccccattttacagatgagggaactgaggcccagagaagtgaaatgacttacccaaggttacacagcagacaagggggggagctggaataagaacccaggtcctcctgcctcccaggcccgggctctctccgctaagccacgttaCTTGAGCActtcccgagtgcagagcaccgtagtgagcgcttggaagagtccgatCCGACGGaggtggtggacacgttccccgcccacaaggagctgactgggaagctcactgtggtcaataatgtgtgcagaacactggtctaagcgcttgggagaatacactagggacagggagaagaccctgcccaagacgagctgacggtctagacggACGTTAGGAAATAAATTATTTCTAGAAATGCACACAAGTCccgtggggcgaatatcaagtgcccaagggGCTGAGGTCCAAATGAACCAATTTCTTAATTTAgcaatttatgtaatttatttatattcacatctgtctccccctctagactgtctgctccttgcgggcggggaatggctCCCttctattgggctctcccaagcgtttagtccagtgctccgcacgctggaagcgctcaataaatacggctgtggacgcagaagggagagggagctggggaagagcgctgggggagacccctcGGGCGAGGCGGGATTTCAAGGGGGctccgaaggcggggagagcggggatcCGTCGGCTGTGGAGGGGGTCGTGGgcggggggtcggcggcgagagacgGAGGACGGGGAACGGGTTGGCGTCAGGGGAGCAAAGCgcgcgggctgggctgtactAGACGACGGGCGAGTTGAGGCGCGAGGGGCCGGGCTGTAGTAGACGCTCGGCCAGGTGACCGAAGCCCCAAGAAAccaagagaagctgcgtggctcagtggcaagagcccgggcttgggagtcagtggtcgtgggtttgaatcccggctctgccgtttgtcagctgtgtgactttgggcgagtcacttcacttctctgggcctcagtgacctcaactgtcaaatggggatgaagactctgagccccacgtgggacgacctgataataacgttggtatttgttaagcgctcactatgtgccgagcactgttctaagcgctggggtagatacaggggaatcgggttgtcccaattgaggctcacagtcttaatccccattttacagatgaggtcactgaggcatcgagaagtcaagtgacttgcccaaagccacacagctgacaggtggcggagcctggattagaacccacgacctctgactcctaaggccgtgctctttgcactgagccacgctgcttctctcatcactTGATCACGTTGTAGccccgcgctcagtacagtgctttgcacatagtaagcgcttaacagataccattaccattattaagtGACGGCGGCCGAGGAAGCCGAGAATCCCGCAACCCCCTGCTGTCCCGCCCGCCCGCTTGAAGCCCCGACACCCTTAGATCGAGAAGAAATGTGGATcccgccctctctccccccctcccgttTGAAAACAACCGGGGCCCAAAATTCCCCTTCCGGGTTTTTattaagaagaaaaacaaaatagacATATCTATTTAAAAAATTCCTTCGGGTAGAACTCATTCTTTCCCCCGGAAGGCCCCGGGTCCTCGCTTCCCAACGGATCTCGGGGGCGACGTCGTCCGCGTCGCCGCAGGCTACGACCCCCCAGCCGTACGGGCCGGGCGATTCGCTCTGTGCCGGGCGCTGGATCCGCGTTCGGGGCGGCCTCCCGGTCGGAGGGAGCGCCGGGTCCCGACCCCCCGTCGtacgggtgaggaaaccgaggcccggaaacgTGAAGCCGGGGACTTCCCGAGGCCCGAGCGAGCCGAGCCGCTCCTCGCCGGTGGAGGAAGACTGGGCTCGGAAACGTGGGCGTCCTCGGCCCCAAGGGGCTGTGGGACCTGGAGTCCCCGTTTCCCTCGCCCCCGACGCTCTGACCAAACCCGAGCGCGTCCCAGTGGGGCTGAGATGACCCAAAACGGTGGCCGGCCTtggttttttcttaaaaaaaaaaaaaagcattcgttaagcacttcctatgtgtcaagcactgttctaagcactgggggagatacaaagtgatcaggttggacccaatccaggtcccccaaggggctcccagtcttcatccccgttttccggaggagggaactgaggcccagagagggggagtgaccggccccaggtcacacggcggacaagcggcggagccggggttgacTCGGGCTTCgctttcctcctccgtaaaatgggggttgattcGCCGTTATCCCTATCGCCATTCTCCCCCCCCTTCCACggggaaccccgtgtgggatggggactgggtccgactccGTCGTCTTCTATCGACGGCCAGCGCTCGGCCCGCGGTAAGCGCGTCACAGATGGCACCGTCGTATTTCGAGGGGAAGCGAAAACCACCCCCTCGGGGTGTGAAGTTCCCGAGagagccctcctctctcccccccccatctcctgctCCCGGAAGACCACTCCCCGCCCACCAGGCAAATCCTAAAAATCGGGGAGTGGGGGGCAAAAATTGTATCAAAAATCCAAAATCTGCAACGAGAAGCCGTGTGGTCcaatgggtagagcccaggcccggacgTCAGAcggactgggttctcatcccggctccgcttgcctgccgggtgaccttgtaaatttttttttattccttttcacgtccatctccccctctacacggtcggctcgctgtgggcagggaacgggtctgattattgttccgagcgctcagtccagtgctctgcacgcagtcagtcaGCGCCcactaaatatgatcgaatgaagggATGACCTTGGAGCAGTCACTTTACACCTCTGGAGTTCGGgaccctcatctgtaacgtggggacgaagaccgcgagcctcacgtgggccggggaccgggcctcacctgattagcttatctccaTCCCAGCGCGtaggacagtgccgggcacatagtaagcgcttaaatgccacagagaagcagcgtggcctaccggaaatagcttggggctggaagccagaggaccagggttcccgCCCCTTGTCTGTCTTTTGAGACCTTAGGCACATGTCTGTTTAgactgtacctcccccagcgcttagtacggtgtttggcacatagtaagcgcctaacaaatccctTCGAGAATCCAGAgttcagggaggggacagaggcggTTGGGTGGTGACGATACTAATAATACTCGTGGTCtcggtcaagcgcttactgttctacacaccggggtggatccaagctacccgggttggacacaggccccgtcccccgtgggggtcccggtcttcatccccgttttccagaggagggaacggaggcccagagaagggaagtgaccggcccgaggtcatccggcggaggaggggcggagccgggaggagaacccaggtcctcccgacgcccgggcccgggctccacccgccgggccgcgccggaGGGGCTCAGAACTCatcccggggaggcggggggtggtccATGCCGAAGAACGAGGAGGGTCTTCCCAGCAGCTCCCGCTCCCGCTTGACGAAGGCGGTGAAGGAGGACACGCAGTTGCCGATGAAGTGGTCGGCCCGGCCCAGGATGTAGAGGTCCAGCTGGGCCACTTCCGGCCGCAGGCAGACCACCTTCACCTGCGCGGGGAGACGGACCGGCCCCGTTAGCCCGGGGCCCGATCCGCCCGccgcccctctctgggcctcggtttcctcctcgtgGTCAGGGGTTTTCGCTAAGCGCCCGCTACCCGGGGGGGATCCGAGATCAGGGCGTCGGGCGCGGCCTCCGGGCGACACGGCCTCGCGCGcggagcagaggcccgggagtcggaaggtcgcgggtcctgatccccgctccgccactcggtAATAACAACTACGGtatcccttaagcgcttactaccgtagcgggcgctggggtggatccaagccaacggggtcggacgcagtccccgtcccccgtggggctcacggcctccgtccccatttgacagatgaggtcactgaggcccagcgaagtgacccgccccggcCACACGgcggaccagcggcggagccgggatcagaacccacggccttctgtctcccgggcccgcgctctatccgccgggggacctcgggccagtcctttcccctcctctgcccctcagttcctctgtcaaagggggacggagaccgcgagccccgggggggcaggcgctcagtgcctggcacacagcgagcgcttaacggacaccacagttattatgatcgttccagggaggaggaggagggaaagggagggttcggcGGCGAGGCGCTCAACTCACCGCCCCCTTGAAGAGCCGGCGGATCTCCGGGACGAAGCTCTCCGAGTCGGTGGCGACGTAGACGGCGCGGGCCCGGACCTTCCCCACCCAGAGGCTCAGGGCCCGCTCGATCTCCGCCAGGTCCGGCAGGCACATGGCCGAGGTCAGCTTGGCCGCGCTGGGCCGGTGGTAGCCCACGCACTGCGGCGACGCCATGAAGTGGGGACCGGCCGACCCGTCCTTCAGCATGCCGCACGCGTTCCTCtgtgggccggggggagagaccCGAGGGAGACCCGTCACCTCCCTCGACTGCGGAACCGTActttccacacgcttagtacggtgctccgcacacagtaatcgtCACGACGGtactcgtcgagcgcttactctgggccgagcaccgtgctgagcgccgggggggagacggggtcgtcgggttgtcccccgtggggctcccggtcttcatccccattttgcagttgaggacactgaggcccagagtgaagcgactggcccaaggtcacccggctgacaagcggcggaggcggcatcagaacccacgacctccgactcccaagcccgggctctacccaccgaggcacgctgcttctcagcaagcgctcaataaatacaactgaatgaacaactgAATGAGTGCAAGTcaccccgggggctggggggggggcccgcGGAGGGATCCCAGGATCCCGTGGGAGTTgggccctccccccgccgcggccccgggAGGGCTCAGATCGTCCCCCCTCGTCTCCCAGGGGCATCTCCACATCTGTCCCACGAGctgcggcgtggcttagtggctagaacccggacctgagttctgatcccgcccgtccgctggctgaccttgggcaagccacttcacttctctgcgcctcagtcacctcatctgtcaaagggggacgaagactggtatctcccccagagctcagaacggtgcttggctcatagtaagcgcttaacagatgccatccttATTAATGATGATTCAAATtcggtccctccccacccccgggaggGTTTAAACCTCCCCTCTAATCTCTCGGAATCCTCCAGGAGCGACAATCGCCATCTGCAAactcagcccccgccccccggggaggcGCGAATCTCCCCTCGCCTCCCAGAATCCTCCAGGACCAGTTCCCCGCCCTCCGCGAGGTGGCAATCTAGTCCGTTCCgtactacttactgagcgccgctGTCCGCCGGGCGCtacaccgagcgctcgggagagttacTACAcagattcccctgcccacagggagcggcggtcagtcagtcagtcggtcgagggtatttattgagcgcttactgcgtgcggagccccGTCCCGGGCGCTCCGGAGGGTTCAATCCAAGAgggtcagcagacacgttccccgccctcgaggagcggACGACGGTCAGtcggtcgatggtatttgttgagcgcttactgcgcgcggagcactgggccgagcgctcgggagagttcgatGGAACTAGTCCACGCTACTGAGGGGGCATCTGTCaagggcgcagagcaccgtgccgagcgctcgggagagtccaacagaccaGTCCGCGCTACTCGGTGGGGGTCTGAAGGGTGcggggcgctgttctgagcagcgggggggggggaggggggagagttggGCTGGCGGGAGGTCACCGTGGTGCCCGTGGGGCGAGGGCGTC
This region includes:
- the KIF3B gene encoding kinesin-like protein KIF3B, with translation MSKAKSSEAVKVVVRCRPASSKERAAGHAQVVAVDSKLGQVSVRSPRAPHEAPKTFTFDAVYDWTAKQLDLYDEAFRPLVDSVLGGFNGTIFAYGQTGTGKTYTMEGVRGDPERRGVIPNSFEHIFTHISRSQNQQYLVRASYLEIYREEIRDLLGKDQARRLELKERPDTGVFVRDLSSFVTKSVREIEHVMQVGNRNRSVGATHMNEHSSRSHAIFVITVECSETGPDGENHIRVGKLNLVDLAGSERQAKTGARGEQLKEATKINLSLSALGNVISALVDGRTTHVPYRDSKLTRLLQDSLGGNAKTVMVANVGPASYNVEETLTTLRYANRAKNIKNKPRVNEDPKDALLREFQEEIARLKAQLERRSVGKRERRARRGGEEGDPDGDDEDDDEEEDGAGGAGRDAEEYWRAQREKLEAERKAIAGDHSLVAEDRMRLLKEKEKKAEDLQREKDAAEMLGAKIKAMESKLLVGGKNIIDHTNEQQKVLEQKRQEIAEQKRREREIQQQVEIRDEETLELRETYSSLQQEVDIKTKKLKKLFSKLQAVKVEIHDLQEAHIKERQELEQTQNELTRELKLKHLIIENFIPLEEKSKIMNRSYFDEEEDQWKLHPITRLDNQQMMRRPVSAVGSKRPLSQHAKTSMMTCAEARYRAENIVLLELDMPSRTTRDYEGPTVSPKVQAALEAALQEEGEIQVDASGLAGSLTKKPKARPKMVRKPAASSLSSGTSAGSLLYPQSRGLVPK